Proteins encoded in a region of the Apostichopus japonicus isolate 1M-3 chromosome 19, ASM3797524v1, whole genome shotgun sequence genome:
- the LOC139960445 gene encoding retinol dehydrogenase 8-like: MADKQVVLITGCSFGLGTHIAMEYAKDPGKCYKVWAAVRVDDESELIKKMAGNLLDDTLFVCSIDLTVKNSIESTVEMILKTDGKIDILVNNAVCNFFTPFETLDIDSGRKVMEINLFGHARLIHLLIPGMKERRHGRIISIGSIGAVGYNGIFNEYFSGSKCALESLTTDLNAQLRPYNVWLSVLHPRAVRTERPMKVFESRDYQDHVRLTEKVDEVTNKMFQERLDQFANAFKPEGQAQDPEETAKIIKDITEKEEPFAVYQSDQIGVYVASTFYKDTTGEALVKHVRSTLEHTN; this comes from the exons ATGGCTGACAAGCAAGTTGTACTCATCACCGGCTGCTCATTTGGACTTGGTACTCATATTGCAATGGAGTACGCCAAGGACCCTGGAAAATGTTATAAAGTATGGGCAGCAGTACGAGTTGATGACGAAAGCGAACTTATTAAGAAAATGGCAGGGAATTTACTGGACGAtaccttgtttgtttgttccatTGATCTTACCGTCAAGAATAGTATCGAATCTACTGTGGAGATGATACTCAAAACAGACGGCAAAATCGACATTTTGG TTAACAACGCCGTATGCAACTTTTTCACTCCATTTGAAACCCTTGATATTGACTCGGGAAGAAAAGTCATGGAAATTAATCTCTTTGGTCATGCAAGACTCATTCATCTGCTGATCCCAGGAATGAAGGAACGACGTCACGGAAGAATCATTAGCATAGGATCTATAGGAGCTGTCGGAT ATAACGGAATATTCAACGAGTATTTCTCCGGTTCAAAGTGTGCCCTTGAGTCTTTAACCACCGACTTGAACGCTCAACTGAGACCGTACAATGTTTG GCTCAGCGTCTTGCATCCTAGAGCTGTTCGAACCGAGCGTCCCATGAAGGTTTTTGAATCACGTGATTACCAGGATCACGTGCGACTGACTGAAAAAGTTGATGAAGTCACGAATAAAATGTTTCAGGAACGACTTGATCAATTCGCAAATGCATTTAAGCCGGAAGGTCAAGCACAAGATCCGGAAGAG ACGGCCAAAATAATCAAAGATATCACTGAAAAAGAAGAACCATTCGCAGTCTACCAATCAGACCAGATAGGTGTTTACGTCGCCAGCACATTCTACAAAGATACAACAGGAGAAGCCCTTGTAAAACACGTTAGGAGTACCCTGGAGCATaccaactga